The sequence below is a genomic window from Paramisgurnus dabryanus chromosome 4, PD_genome_1.1, whole genome shotgun sequence.
CAGACTTGCAATGCTTTTGGCAGTATTTCAGCGCAAAAACCGTGCCAAAAGTGTAAGCGCGGAAAAAATGAGGTCAGATCCATACAGTTAATACTTATTTAGTGTAAAGtatgaagtttcagttttacaagACATGAATTACACTTACGATTAACAGTAGTATGTTGCAAAACTTGTTTTCTTTCGCTTGCAACTTTATTTACACCTTTACAAAACTGTTTTTGCacatgcaaatttattttatgcTTGCAATGTTAAGTACATTCTTAAAAATTTTATCCTGCGCATGCAAATCTTTAAGGCGCTAAATTACCTTCATAGAAACAGATCTGTGTTTATTTTTCGGCCGATCTGTTTTTGGACACAAAGCTGTTATATAAATGCACCTCTGAAGTGAACTGTCTTGATGGCATTTTCTTGTCGTTTAATCTCATTATAATGCCTGATAAAGCGCTGTTTATAAGCGCAGATGTCTGCTTTGTTTACATGTGAACGCTGGTAACCGCGCTCGCTCCGTCTCGTTCTCTCAAAACCCTAAAGCACATTTAATTGATTTATATTACAAgtaaattttaagttgattataCGTAGGCCGTATCTAAAGAGAAATAACTTAttccttattttgttcaaatgagtgatgcagctttattttttttcaaaagttctttttcttaaaaactttgATATAATAAACCAAATGTTCAACCAAAAACCATctgttttcattcatttaagGGTCATTATAGCTGatgattataataataataataatttaataccATATACCGTGAAACTATAAACACCGTGATAGTTTCTGAGACGATCATCATACCATGAAAATCTCATACCGTTACAACCCTACTCACCAGATATATAAACGTTATAATACTATGATTAAGAATTTGTTGTGGGAAGGTAGAAGAACCAACACTGGCatctataaattatatttgcCTAGTGATAGAAAAGGTTTAGCATTACTGAATGTAGCACTCTACAAAATAGCATTTGACATGTCTAAACTTGTTAGACACTGGGGGGGGAAGAGGATATAGATTTAGATTATATATTAATTGAACGACAACTTACTTCCCCCCTTTCGGCCAATAAAAGCTTTTTCACACAACCCAGAGGGGGACTTGCAGCCTCGTATGAGTAATCAAATATTGCTTCATTCTAAAGAGGTTTGGAAAAAGATTTTCCACATGTGTCAGCATAACTCATCAATAGGGAACAATCCTTGTGTTAAAGTAAGAAAAAATACCTTGTTTTGGGTCTGTATCTGTATCTTTTTAATCTGTATAATTTAAGAGAGAAATTTTATTTAGAAGCCCTTCTAAATTTCTGGAAATATCTACAAGTTAAAACTGTCTAAAAGGCAAGCTGTTCTTTGGGACGAGACAAGAATGTTATAGAAAATATTTGTGAACTACCAAAACCCCTTCAAAAATCATATACATGTTATCAACTCAGTTTGAGGATTTGGTGATAAGATTTGTGAAAACCTAAGATTGATCTGGCAAAGACATTAAAAGGAAACTTGGAACAGGATTTTGTCCCACAGTGCAACCTACATACCTAATTTACTAAGGTCTTGTGTTTGTAGTAAAACTAGGGTAATAAAAATCGTAATCAATGTGCCAAaaattttcataataataataataaaatcatggctaattttcctaaatgaatgagtgcgtttacatgcacagtcttacgccgattatgcttaataaactgataacacgtggggtcatgtaaacgtgtaaattggttttctttaatcggggaaagcccataaatggcgtaagcaaaaaccgatcggcgcaggtagttttttgctcattacgccgatttcgcgtggcatgtaaacaccttaacccgctttctcacggttttgtccatgtgcgcatgtctccgcgtatgaaagataaacgtcacacgcggaagtaagagCAAgctaacgcataaaagtctccgctcgactaaagcagttggcagagaaactgaaaataaaagctcatgttacatttacaggttctgcagacacgaggagagatacaacagtacagcttaagacagatatgccgttgactttttgaacgactattgtgtactataggtggtgacgtcactgcctgcgagaaaactgataagtcttcaagtcccatgtaaacgcagttgtctgcatagccggcttattgatttgcatgtaaacgcatgaaaacagttttctgtaataagcagatttttgatagttatccgcttattctatacatgtaaacgcactcattaaCTATACAAATGATACCTGTTTGAAAGACGGGGATAcgcacctgtcaatcagctATTATAACAGAGCGAGGCCAGAGATGAACATGCTCATAAACAGGAAATAATatatggaataatgtgtgcatctttgaataactgtaagaagaatacatttcctttaaatataattttgtcatataaagttttaagagataataatgtttttCTACTGTTATTGCTTATTTAGACTTGTTAGTGCGGTTAACAGCATGTTTAGCGCATTTACCTTATAGTTTATTTCAGTAATTGCTTTTTTTctggtaataataataaaatttacATGTCAATCTTGCTTCCttgtctgtttatttatttcattatccCCTTATGTTAAGTTATGTGTGGATATTTATTGCCATCTGAGACGTTCATTGCCGATATGAATACTCTCGTCTAATATTCAAATCATATGCGGAACAAtctgtgcatctttgaataactgtaagaatacagttcctttggaaaaaaaattgtcaaagttttgagaaataataatattatgcgAATATTTATTGCCATATTGCGTTGAATACTCTTGtctataatatggaaatcacatagtaggaaatatataatgtactgcaaagttaccctgccaatttttatttatgatatacgtgtagataaataaacctttgcaaatctgctgatttgatctaTTCATGTCCTGACCCACCAGGCTAGAggttttaaacatccttaatccacaattactactagtctatcaaatagtCTATCCGCTTGACTGACGACCGCATACGTATtgcaataaacaggcgttcggcgcTTTTTACATCAAAGGCCGATAGGCTATGCTCACTGATCCCcctatatttttgaaaatcctAGACATGGTTGGACCTGCCGAACgtgttgagcacttttatataCTGTGTTAAGCATAGAGGCTGCACAGTTTGACCAGTGGGAACTGCACATCAGGCCGCTAGACGGTGTTCCTATATAACTCGCAATGTATAACTAATATCAGACTGGCCCTCACagcctcaaaacactaccggccgACCGGGAAAAGTCCAGACTCTCTCGATTGCCATTCCGCCCCTGCTGGGAAAGTGTGTTGGAATATCTGGAAAGATTGGGACTTTCCATTTTCAGTCTTTTGGCAGATAAATCTGAAATTTCTAAGATTGGAAATAAATAGTTCTCCTTTATTGCTTTGGGTGTAATAATGGCATTAAGACTTAAACTTAGGTTTCGGAAAGATTCTCAATGTCCTACACTtaggatagtttacccaaaaatgaaaattctgtcatcatttactaactctcatgttgttacaaacctgtaaaaatgtttttgttctgatgaacacgaaggaagatattttgagaaatgtttgtaaccaaaccattcgtggagcccttttacttccatagtattcttttttcttactatggaagtgaatggggtctaTGAACAGTTAAAAATTTGGATTGAAACTATGATTAAGAATGTATCATATGAAAAGCTAAAGTGAATGGAAATTGCATTGATGTTGACATGTGGGAGAATATTATTCAGATTATAACTTCAGAGGATGATTGGCACTAGATCCATACATGAGCACTTGCATACCCTGTTGAGATATTAAATACACTTGCATACCCTGttgtacacatacagtaaggaaaataagtatttgaacaccatgctattttgcaagttctcccacttagaaatcatggagggatctgaaattgtcatcgtatgtgcatgtccactgtgagagacgtaatcaaataaataaataaatccagaaatcacaatgtatgatttttaaactatttatttgtatgatacagctgcaaataagtatttgaacacctgagaaaatcaatcttaatattttgtaccctttgtttgcaattacagaggtcaaaGTTTCCTGTAGGttttcaccaggtttgcacacactgcaggagggattttggcccactcctccacacagatcttctctagatcagtcaggtttctggcctgtcgcTGAGAAACACAGAGTTTGAGCCCATCCAAAGATTCTCTAgtgggtttaggtctggagactggctaggcaacgccagaaccttgatatgcttcttacagagccactccttggttatcctggctgtgtgcttcgggtcattgtcatgttggaagacccagcctcaacccatcttcaatgctcaaactgagggaaggaggttgttcccTAAAATCTTGCAATACATGTCcccggtcatcctctccttaatacagtgcaatcgccctgtcccatgtgcagaaaaaacacccccaaagcatgatgctaccacccccattctctacagtagggatggtgttcttgggatcGTACTCATCATCTCATCTTCTTTttccaaacacgtttagtggaattatgacaAAAGAGttatattttggtctcatctgaccacatgactttctccaaTGACTCcactggatcatccaaatggtcctTGGCAAACTAAAGACaagcctggacatgtgctggtttaaccAGAGGAAACCCTCCATGCTGTGCATGATTTTaaaccatgacgtcttagtgtattaccaacagtaaccttggaaacggtgATCCCAGCTTTTTTCatgtcattgaccagctcctcccgtCATTGATCATTGGGACCCCAagaggtgagatcttgcatggagccccagtctgaggaagattgacagtcatgtttagcttcttccttttttttaatgattgctccaacagtggaccttttttcaccaagctgcttggcagTTTCCCCATAGCCCTTTtcagccttgtggaggtgtaaaattttgtctctagtgtctttggacagctctttggtcttggccatgttagtagttggattcttactgattgtatgtaGTGGACAGGTATCTTTACGCAGGTAACGACCTCAAACATttgcatctaatttaggataataaatggagtggaggtggacattttacggcagactaacaggtctttgagggtcagaattctagctgatagacatgtgttcaaatacttatttgcagctgtatcatacaaatacatagttaaaaaatcatacattgtgatttctagattttttttaaattgtctctcacagtggacatgcaactacgatgacaatttcagacccctccataatttctaagtgggagaactttttgcaaaatagcagggtgttcaaatacttattttcctcactgtctTTATTAATTATAATTTCTTTGTTGTTTGATTTGAACACAATGtacttatttattgtttatactGGTATGTTTTGTTATATATAAGAAAAACCAATAAAAACTGCCACGTCCTTTGCTTTTTTGAGGACTTCAGATTTGGGGtacattgggatgcttttgggctagttttgaatgtatTTTGGGCTGGTGTGAATGAGTTATTGTTTCATAGACTGAAGAGGTGACGCATCTTACCGCTCAAGTACATTATCAACCGCCAGCTTGTTTTGTCAACACTCAATAAATCAGCAACACCCTAATTCAATCATTTGATTGGATCTTTTTTGTCCTATCTTACAGATTGGAATAATTGGTGGTTCTGGTCTTGATGATCCAGATATCCTAGAGGGAAGGACAGAACGGTATGTAGTCACACCATATGGAAAGGTGAGTGGTTCTGCACTGTGTCTAATGTACCTTAAAGCAGAGGGCCCCAACCACCGGGTTACGATCCTGTACCGGGCTGTGGACAGATGCCACCGGGTCGCAAGAACATTCTTGAAAAAATTCTTATAAGTTCTATAGCACTTTgtaatttattgtttgttttgctCTTTAAGAGTCGACTTAAgataaaataattttcactttTGTGGGGCACGCTCTCTATCTCCCCAGCACATCTGATATCACATAGCtttgctgtcattagagttgTAGCATACTTCCAAAACACAATCGATCCAAGAATTGACAGGAATGGCTCAATGAATAATTTTGAAATGTATCCCACAAAAATGTCACCCCTGCAGGCTTCTGGAAAACAAAGACTAAATTATCTAGCGAGATAGTGGCCCCATGATGAAAATGAATCTGCACTGTATTACACACTTTAAActtgaaacaatgaaagtaagaACAATCTGCCAAAACATGGTTCTCTACACTACTAAAGTAAAATCATTATAAATTTTCCTAATGGATGGTTCTTGAATCTTTACTTCCATTTTaaactttagacattttacattttcagCACTAACAGACACTTAAAATAAGTTACGGAGCAGGTATTTGCAACATGCGAGTTTCACTCGTATAGGCCCCATCCCAACCCGCCTGCGCAAAATTTTCAGACATGTCTGCAGTGTTaaaaaggttggggacccctgcATTTAAGCATACATACAAGAGCATATTTATAAACAAGAATAAtattaagaataaataaataaactactgtcaatctttattttttttaacagccATCTGATGCACTGATTTTGggcaaaattaaaaatgttgaCTGTGTGCTTCTTGCAAGGTAATTACAATAAGTTATAATATGAATTTACATTGACGGTGTATTTAGACCATTAGACCACAGTCTTTTGGTTTTATCAGGCAGAGCGTTGACCTTTTTTCCTTTTACAAGGCATGGGAGACAACACAGCATTATGCCCACAAATGTCAATTACCAGGCTAATATTTGGGCATTGAAGGAAGAGGGATGCACCCACCTGCTAGTCACCACAGCCTGTGGTTCCCTTAGGGAGGATATCCAGCCTGGGGACATTGTCTTGATAGATCAGTTCATTGACAGGTTAGTGTTAACGTCTTTATCCAGGGCTCTAGAGTGCGACCTAATTTCTTAATGGTGCGACTTAAAAATATCTGAGGTCACACCGGTGTGACCAGTTGAGGGATAAAAGTCTCTAAAAGTCTGTGTTTTAACAACCGAAACCTATTAGGCACATATTGTGGTCTAAGCCAATCAGAGATAGTGAAGGGCGGACCCCTCCCGCTGACTGGCCGTGGTCCAGATattcatgtttgtgtgtttgtatatgttTGAAAATGCGTGTGTTGCAGTCATGCAGAGAGAGGTTAGTAGCCTAGGCCTGTCAGATGTAGCCGCGGATGTTGAGAGAAGATGAAAAGAACGATTGACAACTTTTTCCTTAAGAAATCATAACCAATGCTCTGACACAGAGCCATCAGCCTGGAAAATTAGAAAAAACATGTTAGATTATATTctgtatattaaaaaaatctttacttTTCAACACCATGGGCACTTGTAAAACTGCGGTGTTAAATGTGATGTAGTCCAAAATTTGGGTGCACCCAGTCTAGATCCCTGTTATCATTTGCCCTCTTGGATTTTCATACTCGCAGAATTTGGTGGATTGGAGGAAATAGTGAGCTACTTACTAATCTGTATTGTCTGAATGAATATTGACTGTAATTTATATACAACCAGAATATGGCGGCCAAAGTTTTATATTTATCCCTAAAATGTTTACCTGTAAATGTGTCCTGACTTAACAGAGCAGCTCTCTCTAATCTAGAACTTTCTCTAAATGCCatcagaataattttttttcagcgGCCGTCCATCTTCTTTTTAATAGTCACCTAACACCACGTGTCATTTTAAAGCCACATAAGGCATGCACAGTgtgtaattaaattacagtgTAATTAAAACAACAGACtctttggggcggtttcccggacagggattagactagtcctagacttaaacacttttaagagctctccaaactgaaaataacttgcactgacatatcttaaaatacatcagtgccctttgttttacctcaaaatgcacacaggtaatatttttagtaaggcatgtttgttaaaactagttatatttcctaattaaactaaggcctagtcctggattaagctaatcctggtccgggaaaccgcccccataTGTGTATTTGTCCTGAAAGCATTTTCTACTGCATTACAGAACTGCAGTGCtgtacaaaaatacattttttagagTATGTATTAAGACACTGATTAGAGATAGCTCATgtacgtttaaaaaaaagtatactTAGGCCGTTAATGGAGCTAACCTTATGAGCTGATGATCAGAGTTAGGTGTGTTATATAAGAGAGACATATAAAGTATTAAGCCACCAGGAACAGGATTGAGAACCAGAAAGACACTGCATGTCACTGACCACGTTACCACTGACCTCGTGTAGACGGGATAAGCTTGGGTCAGCTTGTGAACATACCCACAGAGTCCAGCACACAGCCTTGCGCATTGAGACAAATTGCCATACATGCAATTgcaatacatacatacatactggCCTACATACTTCTAAACACGCATGCACAACCTGGATACAAAAATCCGGCAGTGCGTGTACTATTCTGATGATGAAATTTGTGTCACATGCGCTGAACACTGAACCTCGCTTACGAATAAAAAGTTAAGTATACCAAGGCCTTAACTGTGTCAGGTAAGATagacataaaaaatgtgtagaGCGGTGTGCCCCCAGGAACAGGattaagaaccactgctctataagGCATTAaagcatttgcattttaaaatattctaaaaaggcatttttaactgaaaacaaatCTCATCTATATACTGGCATTTCAAAAAATATCTTCAACCAAActatatacactgtcagaaataaaggtacaaaactgtaccttttctgtcactggggctgtaccctaagtttccgtttggtacctttacaggaatacaaaatagaatacaattttgggtagattaccgtaccttaatGACCTACATtattagaaaaaagtcaaaatatgtaccctagctgtcagtggggcagcaccttttaaaaaggtaattgtatggaccattaggtacagatatgtaaacatttagtaccaatatctACCTTTCAGATACTaatatttttgaggtactaataagctctctttggtcccagtatgtacctctgaggtactaaaatgaaatccttaggtgcaaagctgtactttttgaaagggtacagccccagtgacagaaaaggtacagttttgtaccttttatttctgacagtgtacgaccataaacacatgaaacatgaccattcacacacacactagGCATGcacataaaagtgtaaaataacttaataCTCCAAAAAAAGATTACCTTTAGCGCATAtatgcagcctaggggtgtgcgatattggcAAAAATTAATATCTGGAAATTTTGCCAATTATGATAATACATGAGATTGATTTTGAATCCTTCAAAGTGTATTTGTGAAAGTCTTATATTGTTCTAGCTCCctcctacaacatattaatatgattaataggttaatgtTGATGacaaaaaatagcaaaaagcgTGATTATCTGAAGTATTGAAAATTAATATGATGTTGATTTTAAAAGACATATACGCGCAGCATTTAAATGTGCTGCTACATGATGCTCTGAATGCTCAtgcaaatttatttagtttCTGAGCACTGaaggctgtttttttttttgaaaagcaaGTGATATACTCGATAATATGATATTGCAGATTGTTCAATAACAACGATATTATTGCTAACAATAATGCTgatgttttacttttttttcaaGGCTACGCTAGCATATTGCAGTGGTTTGTATTTGTTACGCATCAATAAGATGCACAGTGTTTTAATGTtctaatttatttatattcacaaaacttattaacaaaacatcgattaatgAAGAAACAAATGATATGAAATGAAATTCGTTTTAAAGAAGCCAACAACACTGACCCACTCCATTTCTCTCGTCATATTGGCCTTCAATCCATTACAATATATGATCttaaaaattacagtattacaaaATTACTGTTCTGTCCTGTGAATCCATTCTGCACCATTTTAGCTCTCATATAGATTTAAAGTTGGtttgtcacatcacagaaaaaaattgttattAACCACTCAGCCaaatttgaataataaaaaaactgcaGGTAAGTAAAACAAGTGAGAAAAACAGGCAGGATTCTCTGCTCTTAAACGCTGGAGGTGTCCGCTGACATCACGCCCACTTGTGGGAAAGCTGCCATCTCTCTCAACTTTCCAAGACCACTACAATGTGAATGAATGCTCAGGGGCTCATCCAGCCACCATTTTAGAGATGGTCCTCACTGcagaacacaacatccagggggcggggttggatctagatccaactcctcccactttatatactttgttccaccaaatgaaccagtatatttgtgttgttgcagcccgcaattagttgcaacctgtggtcatcaacgtttgctcttatcaatttaagtgtacgtttgattaataatatagtcgagaaagattcataatttagaaagtatcaCAGTTAGGTGTAAGGGGAGGTAAGGGACATGTTCCCGACAGTGTCatatcactgaagggatttatttgtacattatcccacttattacacagGTAATCCTATACGAGTAAGtattaaaacaaatttatttgatatcttttattagcacatttaaaataaaaaagtaaaccatctacgagggaaacctgtttcctaatggctgtaagcgaaaatgcgttaaaacaagttcaaagtccatacaagataaacattccatttattaatttctaaataacatgccatatatattttaaaaattatgcatatttatactgtatccatTCATAGGTCTTAAATTGCACGTGGTAAGATTACTCGTAGGCTTacccgaaatgttttactccaaaacattatagcaaaaaacttacatttcaccttaaaggcactacttttattgtagtgacaagtttgtttttctgtcaaaagaataacttaatttagttacaacttaatgcggaaatggtaacgcagcaacacgtgtatgacgtgtattttggtaaaactgccgaccaatcaaaatgcagTGGAAAGAGATCTCTGGATCCAGCTCCGCCCCCTGGATCTGGATCCAACCacgccccctggatgtcgtgttctgcagtgaggcgctactgCCATTTTAGCCCTGCCCAAATAATCCTAAAGACAGAAATGTGAAAAAACTGTTTAATGGTTTAACTCCACAATTCAATGTTACATAGTTAGTCTTTGTAATGTTTTCAGCAATGCATTTTCTAATATTTATGATGTGTTAAGAAACAATTCTCTGTAATTACTTGTAGTGATTACTATTATGTGTGTAATTTCACTTTAGAAGGAAAATTTTTGTTATGAAAACTGCCATTTCTTAGCAAAATCCAATGTCTCATTGAATGAACTTTTTGCACATTCagatgatttaaaaatgtaacattGTTTAGAACGACATGCCTGCTTCTTTGTGATACcacttttatttaaatcacCCTGGTACCTACCTACAGTACACCTGCCttcatattttttcttttttttctctttataatttatttacatGCCGAACTCTCCCACACCATCCTGAATTCAAGAACAACAAAACGTGTTCAGACATTTCATGATGGGCAGTCCACCAGCCCCCCAGGTGTATGTCACATCCCAATGGCTGAACCCTTCTGCAGTAAGACTAGAGAGGTCAGTGACACTAATTATTAGTAccttataatttttttgtcataaatatttaaataatattttttcacattttcaagtttatttagtgtttaaagAAATGGGACAAGGCCTGGTAGAACTACTGATTTAGCAGTGTGTTATTGCCATGTTAAAGAGATATTGTTTTTTCCTCTCCAATTCTAAACCGCTTTTGTTCTGCTTaaattttgatttgttttaGCTTTGAGCTATCATTTTTCCTTTTTCTCTGTACGATCTCTGTTCACTGCCTGAAGTTCTATTTATTAAGATTTGGCTTCATCCATTCTATAGTTTATAactaacagttttttttaattctgtagCAATCACATCATGCCCTGATAATCTATTCAAAGACTTTAGCCTCCTACTGTAAAAGCTATCATTCTTTCTGACATGTTTAAGACAATTACAAAAAAAGCATTGATCTGCTTACTCTCTGTGTCAAACAGGTTGGGTCGGGTACTTTATTGTAAAACTAGTTTAGTCTGTCAATAACTACGGGTGTGGATTTATTTAACATGACCCCTGCAGGACTCTGCCACCAACAGAGTTTTTATTGACAGACTAAAAAAATGAGAGGTTCAGCAGTAATGTGAAATGtgaaaatttatgtttttttatttaaccatGAAAACCTTTTATAACctattaaacttaaaatatgtCTTAACTCTTCTTTTAGGTGCTATTAGAGGTTGCCCAGGGTCTAGGTGTGAAGTGTCACCCTCGAGGGACAATGGTGACCATCGAAGGTCCACGTTTCTCCTCTCGGGCAGAAAGTCTTATGTTTAGGCTGTGGGGTGCTGATGTCATCAACATGACCACTGTGCCGGAAGTGGTTCTTGCTAAGGAGGCTGGCCTGTGCTATGCTAGTATTGCAATGGCAACTGATTATGACTGCTGGAAAGAGCATGAAGAGGCGGTGAGCAGATAGAAACCAACGTATATATCACTGCATAAAATTGAACTTTATATTATGATACTTGAATAATTTTCTTGTTTTTGGGTTAGCTTCTATATTGGGTTATACAGTATCATTGACAAGGCCAGAAATTTTAAAACTGGATTTTTGGACCTTGGTGAAATGGGGTGGACCTCAGTGCCTACTCTCAAATAATTTAATcttattttcttgtaattaaataatttagttttgttagagagagcaaacacaaCTGAATGTGTGAATTCAGTGGAGCTGAACACGCTTCacatcacagagcagcaggtgtcagatttaaTTCATTACTTTCAGAGTGTGCAAGGCAATCTTACTGACCAGACGATTGCAGAAGCTGCgtgtgtttttgttataatttacacatataatgtttaataagcgggatagttttgttgttgtgtttttcattaagaataataataacccttt
It includes:
- the mtap gene encoding S-methyl-5'-thioadenosine phosphorylase; this encodes MASNSHVKIGIIGGSGLDDPDILEGRTERYVVTPYGKPSDALILGKIKNVDCVLLARHGRQHSIMPTNVNYQANIWALKEEGCTHLLVTTACGSLREDIQPGDIVLIDQFIDRTTKRVQTFHDGQSTSPPGVCHIPMAEPFCSKTREVLLEVAQGLGVKCHPRGTMVTIEGPRFSSRAESLMFRLWGADVINMTTVPEVVLAKEAGLCYASIAMATDYDCWKEHEEAVCVDNVLKTMKENANKASSILLTAIPQIYKMDWESTINVHKLMSQSSVMLPKH